The Primulina eburnea isolate SZY01 unplaced genomic scaffold, ASM2296580v1 ctg739_ERROPOS11973397, whole genome shotgun sequence sequence ctcctttataagcttcttgtttgatctctatcaaactatagtcgccaaattccaactccttgaaatttgactatctcaacaggaacacagaatccgatacttgtgtgaccctcaatggttcagggatacagctagccgtgggttcacatctccatgtgattcagaataacatttattcttattcgggtttaccctagttaacctcattcttttcatcaactccttgatcaagaaagtcagaactcatttctgattgcatccatcggatcatggtaagagcgtctagtagcatcgccccataatcccctaggtatcactgatagtgcctgcaagaacctttagtcatggttaacgtacagtacggtcccttcaacacatatatcccgatcgaatctgcaaccattggtatatcgagagttgcatatgaattcgataacgatgtgatttatctttgagtaataatagtggCATGACATGggcaactaggaaaacacctttccctaaagcatatttcttgctctggctagagactccttgcactattaactcatcagatcacataggatatcttcacccgtaggcgaacggtgaatccccgactacaatgcatttgctcctacgtatttcgaaactacacccaacctcgccacctgatgaccctcaatagagtcggtaaacggatcaaagtgcatgctagtacgtatagcccctacattgtcccgggtcaaaggactaatggtgtacaaccataactgcaggactattccactcgataagtgggaaccacttggatagtccgagggagggttgttcagtgcatcatcatatgatcacccatctgtgtgaatggacatctccatgatccttgccaatgaaacatggcgtttacatcacagatgctagtctcgagctcgagcgacctttatccttgttttaggcggctgattcgactaggaacctgtttagaatatacggtactcttcctaatgagtttcatgatcttacgtggaatcgcagacctcatggtacctattgtatattcaagactttatctatgcagcttgcatgggtatacagataagtataatgtcataatcgaataaaatcgtaaaatattattaaaataaagattgttttccattagagtcaataaagttCGAGCCACAAGTTGGATtgccgggcacctactctaacaaaaatATCGCTAAATGTGATACATGTTTGTTATATATTTGGGGAAAATATGTGGTCGATATAATTGGGACGAAAATAGTAATATAGTATGAACATGTGATTTAATAGTATAGTATTGGTATCTGAATTCTGAAATAGATAAGAGGTTGGAACATGAAGGATCAAAACTGAGAGGCGAAAAAGTAGTTCGCATTTGAATTCATTTGCCAAAATGATCAACCGACTATGTTACAGAAGTTTGTATACAAAACTTGCACAAAGAAAATGCCACATTTATCTACATGTAATGCCTCAAAAGTAACTAGATTGATCTTGCAACAGTTCGAGCTGTGCCAATGACTTAGCCACTTCAGGTTTCAGTATAGCATCGCCATTCTGTGCAAGATCAATAAGCACCATTTTTGCATATTCTCCATACTCTACTCTGTAAGCCTCAACTCTAAGTATTCTTTCCAATATCCAAAGAGCTTTCAGTCTGGACTTTATGGTACCCGACTCCAAGACTTTAATAACGCCTCCAACGCCTGATATTTTCACTATATAGTTGGTTCCGGCTTCCCAAATTTCGTCTTCCAAAAGGGTTGCAAGGCAACTTAGAATCGCTTCATCCGAGCCTCGTTCCACCCCGTTCAGGATTTGAATCAACAGGGTGATGGCTCCCGCCTTGATCAAACAAAATGTGCTTTTGATGGAGCAGTAACCACCATGAACTTCACAAAAGGAATCCGATGGATTAGGCAAGCAAAACCATTTCATTTTCTGGGATTTACTCAGATTTAATGAATTTTGTGACAGTTGCGAAAAACAAAGAGTAGCCTTAGATATAGTAACTTCGGAACCACTCATAAGCAACTTTAAGAGAATAGGAATCACGCCATTCTCAACAGAGTAATGCTGTAGTCTTTTATCTGTAGGAACTGTGAACCGGATCAGTATACCTGCAATACTCTCGGCTAACCAAACCACTGTAGGTGTTGAATTTAGATTGCTTAAACTGACAAAAGAAACTAACACATGAAAAAAGCTGGCATTCTTTAGTATATCTGTTACTTTCCCATCATTTACTGGGATATTGCTAAGTATCCCAAAAGCAGCGGCCTTTTCACTTTCTGATGTTGACGACGATGCAATTTTGGACAGTGTATTTAGAGAAGGGTACCCCAGATTTTCAACGAGCTCTTCTGGCGAATCTTTGGACAGGGTGTACAACAATTTCAAAGCACCGGCCCGAATTTTAGAATCAGTTTCTGTAAAGAACGGTAGAAGGAGCTGAATAGCTCCATtttccttcattttctttcgaaccTTAGATGCATTTTCATGCGAGGTGATGCTATTTAGTGCTTCTAAGAGGTGATTTTGGATTACAGGACTTGAAAGATTTAGCAGAGAAAGCATCTGTCTAGAGATGTCTTGTTTAATGAGTACTATAGTTTCAGACTGTGCCACCTTCGCTAGAATTGCTGAAGCTGGTTCTCTTAAGGTCATTATAACTGATGTCACAGAAAATAGGAGCTGAAGCAGAGCCACCACGACTCCCGAATCAATCAAACGTTGGATATTCTGCTTTGAGTTGGACAAGCTCCGCAACGCATTCAAGGAAGAGAGTTTGGCCTCAAGATTCCCTGTTCTGAACATTTTGATGAGTGGCTCAATCGCCCCGTCTTCTCCAAGAGAAATCTTGTTCTGCTCAGTTAGTTCCATCCTTGATAATGCTGTCGCCATTAGAACTTTACACATGTCTGAACCTGAAAAAAAAACGGAAAAGAGAAGTTGAACTTCTTCTCAAGTAACAATAATATGTAGGAACAAACACCAGGTGCTATATCAAATGCAATAAGCGGCGATAATTCTAGTAGAATCTTTTGAACTGTGCACAGATCCAATAGTCACATTTGATTGTTGTACTTGTACCGCTTGCATACTCAAGGTAAAATAGGGACGactgttgcaattcatcccacaGTCGATGTACTAATGCCACTTCTTTATTAACACACTTCACCCTCTTCGACACAAGATAACAATTTTCACACGTAATATATCGAGAGAAACACTACTTGTCAACTCTTTTTCCAAATTGGGGTTGGGAAAAATTATAGGCAAAGTTAAAAGTTTGATTCATAACTAATAGCTTAAAGAAATTCAAGAGAGTACTCTAACAAGACTAAATGGAGGAACAAGAAAGAAAGAACATTACCTTCCTTCAGGAACTTAATCAGAGGCCTAAAGTAACCAGCCTCGGCCATATGAAGCGAATGTTGTGTATTTCCAGACATAACATCCAGCAACATTCTTGCATCATGTGAGGCCCTTTCATCATCTCCGTTGGAGATAGCAACCAACATGACAACACACCCTTGTATCCTCCCGATCCGTCTCCTAACCCCGGGATCAACACAAAGACTTGACAAAAGCCCAACTGCCTCCCTTTGCTCCACTATGTCCCTCGTCAGAGACAATACCAATGCCGATAAAAATCCCAATTCCACCATCTTCTCCTGCACATCTTCAAACAATGTAGCTCATGCAACATTTAAAACTTGAAAATTTTCAGAATAACTACTGATCTAAAGTACCTTGTTTTGATCATTTAAAGTAACAAGATACCTAAGTATTTGAATGATTGACACTCTTTCACAACCACCACACGATCCCAGCCGGTTGCATAAAACATTAACTACATCTTCATCATTAAGCTTTTCACCCGAAACCATACCATCCACTATCAGTGAGTATAAAGCGAAAATTGCTTTTTCAAACGTTTCTTCATTATCAGACCTTATACCAAGAAAAACATCATCAACGCCTAATGTACCTAAGCTTGTATCCTCCTCCACgaaatcatcatcatcatcatcatcttcttcttcttcttcttcttcttcttcttcttcttcttcttcttcttcttcttcttctattCCGTCTGTTTCATCTGTTTCCTCCATCTCCCTAACCTCCATAGCAGAATTCGATTCCTGTTCCGAATATAACTCAAACCTCATATTCATCATCTCCTTACACAATGCCTCCATCTTATCTTTGTTAGACAAAGGCACTTCATGGCTTGCGAATAACACAAAGCCTAAAGACCTTCCAAGATTTTGTGTCAAATCTTCTAGTCGTTTCGAAGGAGATGATCGAATATTCGAATCATCCGTTGCTGATTTGGCTCGTTTATAATCAGTTTCAAGAGATTCAATAGCTTTCTTGAGGGCCGGTAGGTCGTTTTCCTCTACACTTAGCTTCATTTCATCAAGAACCGGCCTTAATTTCTCGATAAATATTGAGAATTCTGTAATGGGTTCTGTCTGCAACGAAGACGAAGAGATGGAGTTTACAGTTGAAGAATCAAATTCAGGGATCGTCAAAGAATCTTGCTCCAAGACTGGCTCTGACACAACTGATTTATCCATCTCGTGGAACTTCGAAAACCAGCAACAATtaacaagaaaaagaaaatctTGAAATCCCAGAGGAAAAAAAAGGGACTTCCGAACCAATATCAGTAACTGATCAGGGAAGCCCGATATCCTTGGTTCTTCCAAAGCAAGGACGGCAAAGGGGATTGCTTGCACCTGtaatttgttgttgttgaaCACAAATGGAAACAGGAATCAAAATTCCAAACTTTTAGCAGCCCTTAATTACAAGTCAAACAAGAACATCGAGGAATATATCACAAGACGAGAAAGACTTGGACCTGGTTCTAGTCTCGCACTAGTTGTTTGTCTTCTTTTTTAGATTGAGATTCTTGACATCGTTATGTATCCAACACTCTATTTGGCATTTAAATATGTTTGCTCGATGTTCGAATGTCGAAGGTTTTCCATGATAAGATAGTATTAACTTTATAAGCTTAAATAAACAATtgcttataaataaataattatatattatttttaatttatttaactataaatataataaattgcCGACATAATACCATGAGACAGTGATATGACATTGACATCTATAGAAAATTATTAACATGactaaaaatttgaaaatataagattaaaattaaaatttgacgaCGTAAACGACTAAAATCACAAACAAACTAATATATTGgaccaaaaatacatttttatctTACTAAAAATGATAAATTCATTTTATCACAAATTTAATCGATGAAACAaatgtatattattatttattcgaTATTGTTCAACATCACGGTCAagtaatttaataatattatttatcaacATAATTCCATGTATTCAACTGCACTGAGCTTAAAAGAAGGATCCATTTTTTAGCAAAATTGCAGTTTGTATAGCATAATTGCGAAGGCAAGCATCTTTCTTTATTTCCTTTTCAGTTTCAAAATCTGCTGATTtgtaaaagacaaaaacttgtgtgagacggtctcatgggtcgtatttgtgagacgagtctcttatttgggtaatccatgaaaaagtattactttttatgctaagagtattactttttattgtgaatatccatAGAGTTGACaagtctcacaaattaagatccgtgagacgtctcacatgagacacactcttTGTAAAATGGAAGGGACGGTCAGCTTTTGTcgttaatatataatatatatgcatggagtattttaaaaaatgagtCCTTGGGATGCTATTTTTTGTGATTAAATTGGCTTAATTTATATATGTAAGTTGATAAAAAGTTCCCCAcgagaaaattattttttaaaaaaattcttttacgAGTGTTGATCCAACTCACAACTACATTGAAAAGTTacatttttgatataaaaaataatttttttcatctcacaaaattgacatgtgagacgatctcatataaatttttgtgatatttaaattataaaatcatCGGTGATGAGGCACGACTATCTTGAAAATTAAAGGGTTTATAATTCGTTTAATTTTCATGGAAGATTTCATATGATTAAAATTTTGGGATTATTCGGTTGGCAACAAATGAAGTCAACTACTTGAATTAATACAAAATCAAAGCGTTGTTGGTCAACTTTGAGGACCAAAAGTGGTGTAAAAAAGGCGACAGTAATTTAAGGATATACGTTACAAGTTGAATTCACTGTCCAAAAAGTTGGAAGTATTTAAAGAGAAAGACCTAATTATTAAATGAATCGCTTGAAAATTGTTTGTATAAATACACAAATTATAATGTGTTCCCATTTTTCATATCTTGCGTAGATTTCAACTTTGGCTATATATTATAGTTTTCCAAGCTCAACAATTTCAATGGCTTTTTCAGCAAAGGAAATTCTTCATGTGTTGCTAGTTGACGATGACAATAACACTCATGTTTCTGTCGTAGATATGTTAAATTACTTCTCTTACAAAGGTCTGATTTCAaaagtcaattttgtgatacgAATTTTTCTTATTTGATGTTCCGTGAcgatttttcatttttgattaaaaaaaagtttAGCTGAAAATGATATTAACTCGGTTAAGTTTGTTTctacaaaatcaaatatattttcaacCCATTTGCTGCCGCAATcatgaattatatttttttagtgTAATCTTCATTTATTCATGtgaattgattttttttccctGGTTAAATGGAAAATAATTATGGCGTTCGAGGCTTGTCAATTTTAAACTAGACAAAGAAAACTTCCAGACACAGTACCTTTTTGACAGGGAACAAAATTGAGCATATTCTCAAATTTAAAAGTGAATTTTTTTTCCTATGTTTTATAAATATAGGTAAGTTAGctatgtttttaaaataaatgagcGAGTTTTAAATCCAAATGAGTCATACATCCTTCATCATGTAAAGCACAAACATATATGCACGTATCGGGCATTCAAATTATTGAACAAGATATGTGAGATATTTCGAAATTTCGAAATCCAAATCGAAGTCGAAAATTAAGTGTGAAAATAAGTTTTTGTTAGGAAAGGATTGAAATTAATTGAAATCGCGAACTTATAAAATAAAGAGATCAGAGGAAAAGATGTGGAATATAAAGTGAAAgcaaaatgaaaaatgaaagaaaataaatttatgaaatacatattaattctaataatattttttaagcaAGAAGTTTGATGTATATGATATATTTGCTCTCTCATTATGGTTTTGTCGATTGATTTCAGTGACTACTGTGAAACTTGCCTCGACAGCTATATCAATGTTATCGAAAGGAAAGGCTACATTCGATATCGTGATAGCAAATATCAACTCTCTTGATTTTTCATGGCTTCAAACTCCTCCAAGAAGCTGTGAAAATGGATTTGCTCGTGATGTGTAAGTTCTGTACTTGATTTAAGTGCAtctattttctactacttcgaGTCGAAAATTCGTTAATCCATGCACTTGGATTAATCTTCTGTGAAAACTTTACGTTTATATATTCACGCTTTCTGTTTTTGTCAAATGTACGTGTGTTTGTTACGATTGTAAGACTTGTTTATATCCCGGCCATTTCGTTCGATCATGAAGTGATGCTAGATAACGAGGATGCCGCGACCGCGACCAAGGGTTTGGAAGAGGGAGCATTTCTTTGTGTTTCTAAGCCAATAACAATGGAGACAGTGAAGTACTTGTGGCAACATGTCCTAAGGGAGCAGATCTGCAAGCTCAAGGCAAACAAAGGGTATGGACGAATGGCGCCGGTTTACAACAATGGATTTGGAGAACAAGGTGATCCTTCAAGAGTTTACATGACTTTAGAAAACGACGGAGAAAATTATAATTCGGAAGGAAATACAGGAGGTGAGAGAACTGGAAACCAAGAGGAAGATGGTGAAGTAGAAGACGATCCCAATCTCGGTTTCATGAAAAGGAAGGTTTGGACTGAATGGACCGAAGAACTACATGAAAAATTTGTGGATGCGGTCATCCAACTTGGTGAAGGAAGTATATCTCTCTTTGTTATATATATGTCCTCTAGGGTTAATGTTTTTTCTTCATTACATCAATTCTTCCTTTGGAAATATGTCAGATTTCTATTCATATGTGACTAATTAAAACAGGATGTTACCCTAAAGAGATCCTTGACCTGATGAACGTACCTGGGCTCACAAGAATGCAAGTGGCGAGTCATCTTCAGGTTTGTTTACTACATTCTCTAAACATGATgttatttatcataaatttgaaGATGGCAAccattttacatatatataatctCTACAGAAATGCCGTGGCGGAACGTGGTTATCACCACATGATAGAAAATACAAGACAGGAATCACTGGGACTTCATCCCCGCCAGAGGCGAGGGCGCCTCGAACTAAAATAAGAAGGTTTGGTTCCATGCCTATCATAGGCTTCAACCCTCAAAACATCAAAGAAAATCAAGAAAAGAGTACTCTAGATGAGGAGCTCAACATGAACTCATCGGATGCCGAAGGATACCAACCCCAGATTCAACCTCAAGATATTGGTAATGATTATAACAATGCATATGGTCATGTTGAAAATAATGCTGGAGCCATCAACATGTGGCAGCTAGGGTTAAGTTTAGCCATGGATAACCCATATATGGCCCGTGAACGTTTTCCGTATGGTGATCGAGTTGCGCTCGGGCATGGAGTTGGCTTCAACGGCTCGATACCACACCAAAGGAACCTTGCTCATGAAGATACATTCGAGTTTCGAAACGCGAATTTCATTGTTCAAAATACTCCTGCTGTACAACAAGAACCAGGGATCATCAACGACATTAATGGAAGCTTGCATGCTCTTGATCTAGAGCAACTCTACTCTTTGCAGTTCACTGTTTTTCCTGATGCGAAAAATGGACAATGGATTTGTGAAGAACCAGGAAGTGCTACCTGATTATAATAAAGAAAACCCAAACGCTAGAAAGAGGAAGAGACAATTCAtattatgttttaaatatacattaaataaaataatattcgaCTGGCTAAATTAAAACTTGTGTAGTgctgtatatttaatttatagaGAATAAATATTGGAGATATCCGGGTTCCATTGGTCCTAACAAGTGATATTAGAGCCatggtctagatcgagccatgtgGGTGGAATCCTTGATACCTAAACGAAGGAGGTGAGAGCTCCCGGtaaaaatccttgattaaaCTCTCGAGGTGGTTGATGCTCCCGGTATTCATGTAAGGCGTGCGCTACAACGCAGTGAAGTGGAGTAAACTCGATTGGAGGGCAAATAAGGCTTGAGGGGAGGCTCGGACTATGAGAATAATAGTGGAACTTCGTTTGAGGGGAGGATTGTTGAGATGTAACCAAAGTCCCACATTGGAAGATCTAGAGAAAAATCATGGGTTTATaagatggaatgatatctcTATTGGTACGAGGCCTTTTGGGTGGTTCCAAAAGCAAAACCATGAGGGTTAAAACtcaaagtggacaatatcataccaGCGTAGAGATACCAGGAAGTGCTAcctgattattataataaaGAAACCCAAACGCTAGAAAGAGGAAGAGACaatttatattatgttttaaatatacaataaataaaataatattcgaCTGGCTAAATTAAAACTTGTGTAGTGcagtatatttaatttatagaGAATAAATATTGGAGTTTGTCTTATATGCTTCTCGTTATTTGTATTTATATTTCTATCTCTTTTATTAATTAGTATCGGGAGGTCATTTAATTATTGGTAAATGATTTCTTTACCCATTAACTTGTGTGATTTAGAGTTTTGGTTTATATATGAAGTTGTTAAAATTTGGTTTAATacacaaaattttaatattcataTATTTTTTGATTTGTTGGAATTTTCGAAGATAAGTCCGCATTTTTCGATCCGTGGTTGGACCAAAATAATCtaaaataaaaaagataatGTACAGTTGACCAAAACCAAACTTTAAAAACTTAATGAATCAAATTGAATAAGTCACTAAACTTAAAAATAACAATGAAATTACTCAATTAATTACATGATTTTGACAATAAGAAATAAAATCAATCATCAGAACAtagttataatattataattgatGTGTATTCAACGTgggaaatttattgacttttaatgacttttgtagattttaaaaatctagaggtattcaatcaagacttttgtatactctatagaagtcttgtggtattcaaaatagactttcatggagttttaaaaagtcaagtggtattcaacattgacttttataaactctataaaagtctacaggtattcaaattttccatggacttttaataactacatggaattcattgacatacaaacattaaaggctaaggtacaactacaaattgtaaaaaattgtatttggttcaccccaaagatttgaatggatttttaaaacttctaactctctCTCTGTCGCTTCACATCACATATCTTCATATTCTCTTCTCTCATCTATTTCTattactctctcaaattttcgaagtgtatctctatatatattttcatctttctttttcaaatttttcatttttttggctgattgttcatttattaattttttattttaataacacggagaaattttgaattatagaattgattttgtgattttta is a genomic window containing:
- the LOC140821814 gene encoding U-box domain-containing protein 44-like, with product MDKSVVSEPVLEQDSLTIPEFDSSTVNSISSSSLQTEPITEFSIFIEKLRPVLDEMKLSVEENDLPALKKAIESLETDYKRAKSATDDSNIRSSPSKRLEDLTQNLGRSLGFVLFASHEVPLSNKDKMEALCKEMMNMRFELYSEQESNSAMEVREMEETDETDGIEEEEEEEEEEEEEEEEEEEDDDDDDDFVEEDTSLGTLGVDDVFLGIRSDNEETFEKAIFALYSLIVDGMVSGEKLNDEDVVNVLCNRLGSCGGCERVSIIQILRYLVTLNDQNKEKMVELGFLSALVLSLTRDIVEQREAVGLLSSLCVDPGVRRRIGRIQGCVVMLVAISNGDDERASHDARMLLDVMSGNTQHSLHMAEAGYFRPLIKFLKEGSDMCKVLMATALSRMELTEQNKISLGEDGAIEPLIKMFRTGNLEAKLSSLNALRSLSNSKQNIQRLIDSGVVVALLQLLFSVTSVIMTLREPASAILAKVAQSETIVLIKQDISRQMLSLLNLSSPVIQNHLLEALNSITSHENASKVRKKMKENGAIQLLLPFFTETDSKIRAGALKLLYTLSKDSPEELVENLGYPSLNTLSKIASSSTSESEKAAAFGILSNIPVNDGKVTDILKNASFFHVLVSFVSLSNLNSTPTVVWLAESIAGILIRFTVPTDKRLQHYSVENGVIPILLKLLMSGSEVTISKATLCFSQLSQNSLNLSKSQKMKWFCLPNPSDSFCEVHGGYCSIKSTFCLIKAGAITLLIQILNGVERGSDEAILSCLATLLEDEIWEAGTNYIVKISGVGGVIKVLESGTIKSRLKALWILERILRVEAYRVEYGEYAKMVLIDLAQNGDAILKPEVAKSLAQLELLQDQSSYF